The Glycine soja cultivar W05 chromosome 3, ASM419377v2, whole genome shotgun sequence genome window below encodes:
- the LOC114406988 gene encoding transcription factor PIF1-like isoform X1: MANNHNHCVPDFDIQMDHDHEYPILTPSALPRQKKPSIADDDIMELLWHNGQVVVQSQNQRSLRKLPPVTNSHDASPAGPSMAREIRPLVENFNQHLFMHEGEMASWLHYPIDDDEPALDQSFGADFLYSPPTTANNSSFMQTLGHTSQLTELRPMSANPRPPIPPPRRPEQRTPNFAYFSRHNTRAAEPSVKAAARESTVVDSCDTEAAASRVSETVRSAAEGGAGVAAPSTSAGGGRSTMMYDLTMTSSPGGSSSCDEPVQVAAAEEDRKRKGREAEEWECQSEDVDFESEAKKQVCGSTSTKRSRAAEVHNLSERRRRDRINEKMKALQELIPRCNKSDKASMLDEAISYLKSLQLQVQMMSMGCGMVPMMFPGIQQYMPAMGMGVGMGMGMEMGMNRPVMPFPNMLPGSALPAATAAAAHLGPRFSMPPFHMPHVPAPDSSRMQAANQSDNNMVTSAGPPDPNQSRIPNFTDPYQQYLGPHQMQFQLIQNQAMNQPNVSKPSNNGGPANPENH; the protein is encoded by the exons ATGGCCAATAATCACAATCACTGTGTTCCAGATTTCGATATTCAAATGGACCACGACCACGAATACCCTATTCTCACGCCTTCAGCCTTACCTCGCCAAAAGAAACCCTCCAT TGCAGACGACGATATCATGGAGCTGCTATGGCACAACGGCCAGGTCGTGGTGCAGAGTCAGAACCAACGTTCTCTGAGAAAACTTCCGCCGGTGACCAACTCCCACGACGCCTCTCCCGCCGGTCCTTCAATGGCGAGAGAGATTCGACCGCTGGTGGAGAATTTCAATCAGCATCTCTTCATGCACGAAGGCGAAATGGCTTCGTGGCTTCACTATCCTATCGACGACGACGAGCCTGCGTTGGATCAAAGCTTCGGCGCCGATTTTCTCTATTCTCCGCCGACGACGGCTAACAACAGCAGCTTCATGCAAACCCTCGGCCACACGTCTCAGCTCACGGAGCTCCGGCCGATGTCGGCGAATCCACGGCCTCCGATTCCGCCCCCGAGAAGGCCGGAACAGAGGACGCCGAACTTCGCGTACTTCTCGAGGCACAACACGAGAGCCGCGGAGCCGAGCGTGAAGGCCGCCGCGAGGGAATCCACGGTGGTGGATTCGTGCGATACGGAGGCGGCGGCTTCGAGAGTTTCGGAGACAGTAAGGAGCGCGGCGGAAGGAGGTGCCGGCGTTGCGGCGCCTTCGACGAGTGCCGGCGGTGGAAGGAGCACGATGATGTACGATTTGACGATGACGTCATCGCCTGGCGGTTCGAGTAGCTGCGACGAGCCGGTTCAGGTAGCGGCGGCGGAGGAGGATCGGAAGCGGAAGGGACGGGAGGCGGAGGAATGGGAGTGTCAGAGCGAG GATGTTGATTTTGAATCAGAAGCAAAGAAGCAAGTTTGTGGATCAACATCTACAAAGAGATCCCGTGCTGCCGAGGTCCATAATCTCTCTGAGAGG AGGCGTCGCGATCGGATTAATGAAAAGATGAAAGCTCTGCAAGAACTTATACCTCGTTGCAATAAG TCGGACAAAGCTTCAATGCTGGATGAAGCAATTTCGTACTTGAAGTCATTGCAGTTACAAGTGCAG ATGATGTCCATGGGATGTGGAATGGTACCTATGATGTTTCCTGGAATCCAGCAGTACATGCCAGCAATGGGAATGGGGGTTGGAATGGGTATGGGTATGGAAATGGGAATGAACAGACCTGTAATGCCGTTTCCCAATATGTTACCTGGTTCGGCTTTGCCAGCGGCAACTGCAGCTGCTGCTCATTTGGGACCAAGGTTTTCCATGCCTCCTTTCCACATGCCCCATGTTCCTGCTCCTGATTCATCTAGAATGCAAGCAGCAAATCAGTCAGATAATAATATGGTCACGTCAGCTGGTCCACCTGATCCAAATCAGTCACGTATCCCAAACTTCACTGATCCTTATCAACAATATCTTGGTCCCCACCAGATGCAGTTCCAATTAATTCAG AATCAGGCAATGAACCAACCAAATGTTAGCAAGCCAAGTAACAATGGGGGCCCTGCGAATCCAGAAAACCATTAG
- the LOC114406988 gene encoding transcription factor PIF1-like isoform X2 codes for MANNHNHCVPDFDIQMDHDHEYPILTPSALPRQKKPSIADDDIMELLWHNGQVVVQSQNQRSLRKLPPVTNSHDASPAGPSMAREIRPLVENFNQHLFMHEGEMASWLHYPIDDDEPALDQSFGADFLYSPPTTANNSSFMQTLGHTSQLTELRPMSANPRPPIPPPRRPEQRTPNFAYFSRHNTRAAEPSVKAAARESTVVDSCDTEAAASRVSETVRSAAEGGAGVAAPSTSAGGGRSTMMYDLTMTSSPGGSSSCDEPVQVAAAEEDRKRKGREAEEWECQSEDVDFESEAKKQVCGSTSTKRSRAAEVHNLSERRRRDRINEKMKALQELIPRCNKSDKASMLDEAISYLKSLQLQVQMMSMGCGMVPMMFPGIQQYMPAMGMGVGMGMGMEMGMNRPVMPFPNMLPGSALPAATAAAAHLGPRFSMPPFHMPHVPAPDSSRMQAANQSDNNMVTSAGPPDPNQSRIPNFTDPYQQYLGPHQMQFQLIQENK; via the exons ATGGCCAATAATCACAATCACTGTGTTCCAGATTTCGATATTCAAATGGACCACGACCACGAATACCCTATTCTCACGCCTTCAGCCTTACCTCGCCAAAAGAAACCCTCCAT TGCAGACGACGATATCATGGAGCTGCTATGGCACAACGGCCAGGTCGTGGTGCAGAGTCAGAACCAACGTTCTCTGAGAAAACTTCCGCCGGTGACCAACTCCCACGACGCCTCTCCCGCCGGTCCTTCAATGGCGAGAGAGATTCGACCGCTGGTGGAGAATTTCAATCAGCATCTCTTCATGCACGAAGGCGAAATGGCTTCGTGGCTTCACTATCCTATCGACGACGACGAGCCTGCGTTGGATCAAAGCTTCGGCGCCGATTTTCTCTATTCTCCGCCGACGACGGCTAACAACAGCAGCTTCATGCAAACCCTCGGCCACACGTCTCAGCTCACGGAGCTCCGGCCGATGTCGGCGAATCCACGGCCTCCGATTCCGCCCCCGAGAAGGCCGGAACAGAGGACGCCGAACTTCGCGTACTTCTCGAGGCACAACACGAGAGCCGCGGAGCCGAGCGTGAAGGCCGCCGCGAGGGAATCCACGGTGGTGGATTCGTGCGATACGGAGGCGGCGGCTTCGAGAGTTTCGGAGACAGTAAGGAGCGCGGCGGAAGGAGGTGCCGGCGTTGCGGCGCCTTCGACGAGTGCCGGCGGTGGAAGGAGCACGATGATGTACGATTTGACGATGACGTCATCGCCTGGCGGTTCGAGTAGCTGCGACGAGCCGGTTCAGGTAGCGGCGGCGGAGGAGGATCGGAAGCGGAAGGGACGGGAGGCGGAGGAATGGGAGTGTCAGAGCGAG GATGTTGATTTTGAATCAGAAGCAAAGAAGCAAGTTTGTGGATCAACATCTACAAAGAGATCCCGTGCTGCCGAGGTCCATAATCTCTCTGAGAGG AGGCGTCGCGATCGGATTAATGAAAAGATGAAAGCTCTGCAAGAACTTATACCTCGTTGCAATAAG TCGGACAAAGCTTCAATGCTGGATGAAGCAATTTCGTACTTGAAGTCATTGCAGTTACAAGTGCAG ATGATGTCCATGGGATGTGGAATGGTACCTATGATGTTTCCTGGAATCCAGCAGTACATGCCAGCAATGGGAATGGGGGTTGGAATGGGTATGGGTATGGAAATGGGAATGAACAGACCTGTAATGCCGTTTCCCAATATGTTACCTGGTTCGGCTTTGCCAGCGGCAACTGCAGCTGCTGCTCATTTGGGACCAAGGTTTTCCATGCCTCCTTTCCACATGCCCCATGTTCCTGCTCCTGATTCATCTAGAATGCAAGCAGCAAATCAGTCAGATAATAATATGGTCACGTCAGCTGGTCCACCTGATCCAAATCAGTCACGTATCCCAAACTTCACTGATCCTTATCAACAATATCTTGGTCCCCACCAGATGCAGTTCCAATTAATTCAG GAGAATAAATGA
- the LOC114406990 gene encoding uncharacterized protein LOC114406990, with protein sequence MEILEDSKLREDAMRELYEVSLNGCVSTLNTLIQKDPLILSRISLYPYTETPLHIASLLGHLDFCEVLLQNSPSLATELNSEGRCPLHLASANGHTVVVKALLRTNPEMCLVGDKDEMLPLHFAAMRGRVGAIEELIKAKPDSIREMTKTDDGSVLHLCVRYNHLEALKLLVESLRSEHQFLYSLKDKEDNTLLRLAVKRRQIKIVKYLLSLSEMSTEINTLNKEGLISMDTLGQCPREFISQHILTEGVEKSENEVITQEAVSSTTLVSNHQTTLSTSRQEPTSSQSSITIVIVQPDLSLASSPSQTNNDPPPQTSSSSSSESSPTNNDPEPAQVSLQPTQPYRQQQSSQTQSVTIELVQLDPPPQPSPQQIPSPSQTNINPEQGQPSTQQTPTNNSNSIPPATPSNGHVQPLTSENIITSENQGHANRWNRFERFCRTYLLDDGNWMMDIKTREQLMVAATVMATMTFQSALSPPGGVWQGDTTQDGFACPDYGFCQAGTAVVGYAWSPDFLKFIFLNSSSFFASLCVMLVLMSGFPLENKVVMRILTFLMIVAASCMLLTYMWALGLVSPNHIYYKTKKLGYLLVGMWAFLLALVILLHASRLVFWFRSPRKPSSTNIAPPSLP encoded by the exons ATGGAGATTTTGGAAGATTCAAAACTACGGGAAGATGCAATGAGAGAACTCTATGAAGTATCATTAAATGGATGCGTGAGTACCTTAAACACACTGATCCAAAAAGACCCTCTTATTCTGAGCAGAATTTCACTCTACCCCTACACTGAAACCCCATTACACATAGCCTCTTTGCTTGGACATTTGGACTTCTGTGAGGTTCTTCTTCAGAATAGTCCCAGTTTAGCGACTGAATTGAACTCAGAAGGACGTTGCCCTCTTCATTTAGCTTCAGCTAATGGGCACACAGTGGTTGTGAAAGCGCTTTTGAGGACAAACCCtgaaatgtgtttggttggtgaCAAAGATGAGATGCTTCCTCTCCACTTTGCTGCAATGAGAGGGCGCGTTGGAGCCATCGAGGAGTTGATCAAAGCCAAGCCAGACTCCATTCGAGAGATGACAAAGACTGATGATGGTTCAGTTCTGCACTTGTGCGTTCGCTATAACCATCTTGAAGCCTTGAAATTGTTAGTGGAATCATTGAGAAGTGAACATCAATTCCTATATTCACTCAAAGACAAAGAGGATAATACTTTGCTACGTTTAGCAGTGAAACGCAGACAAATCAAG ATCGTTAAATACTTGCTATCACTATCCGAAATGAGTACAGAAATAAATACTTTGAACAAGGAGGGTTTAATATCTATGGACACATTGGGGCAGTGTCCAAGAGAATTCATCAGCCAACACATTTTAACTGAAGGAGTTGAAAAGTCTGAAAATGAAGTTATAACACAAGAAGCAGTTTCCTCAACAACCCTAGTCAGCAATCATCAAACGACTCTGTCAACATCTAGACAAGAACCAACTTCCTCACAAAGCAGCATAACTATTGTAATTGTACAACCGGATCTTTCACTAGCATCATCACCCTCACAAACCAACAATGATCCTCCTccacaaacatcatcatcatcctcatCAGAGTCATCACCAACCAACAATGATCCTGAACCAGCACAAGTTTCTCTTCAACCAACACAACCATATAGACAACAACAATCCTCACAAACACAAAGCGTAACTATTGAACTTGTACAACTAGATCCTCCTCCACAACCCTCACCTCAACAAATTCCATCACCATCACAAACCAATATTAATCCTGAACAAGGACAACCCTCAACTCAACAAACAccaacaaacaatagtaatagTATTCCACCAGCAACACCGAGCAATGGTCACGTCCAACCACTAACATCAGAAAACATCATCACAAGTGAAAACCAAGGACATGCTAATAGATGGAACAGGTTCGAGAGGTTCTGCAGAACGTATCTGCTAGACGACGGTAACTGGATGATGGACATAAAGACAAGGGAGCAACTAATGGTAGCAGCCACTGTGATGGCAACCATGACATTTCAGTCGGCGTTAAGCCCACCGGGCGGTGTATGGCAAGGTGATACAACACAAGATGGGTTTGCTTGCCCTGACTATGGTTTCTGTCAAGCAGGGACCGCGGTTGTGGGCTATGCTTGGTCACCTGATtttctcaaattcatttttctcaactcttcttctttcttcgcGTCTCTTTGCGTGATGCTGGTGCTCATGAGCGGGTTCCCGCTGGAGAACAAGGTCGTGATGAGGATCTTGACATTTTTGATGATCGTTGCGGCTTCGTGCATGCTCCTCACGTACATGTGGGCGTTGGGGTTGGTTAGTCCGaatcatatttattataaaactaaGAAACTGGGGTATCTTTTGGTTGGTATGTGGGCTTTCTTGCTTGCGCTTGTTATTTTGCTTCATGCAAGCCGATTAGTGTTCTGGTTTAGGTCACCACGCAAACCCTCCTCCACAAATATTGCTCCGCCGAGCCTCCCTTAA
- the LOC114406991 gene encoding 26S proteasome regulatory subunit 4 homolog A-like — MGQGTPGGLNRQGLPGDRKPDGGDKKEKKFEPAAPPARVGRKQRKQKGPEAAARLPTVTPLSKCKLRLLKLERIKDYLLMEEEFVANQERLKPQEEKAEEDRSKVDDLRGSPMSVGNLEELIDENHAIVSSSVGPEYYVGILSFVDKDQLEPGCAILMHNKVLSVVGLLQDEVDPMVSVMKVEKAPLESYADIGGLDAQIQEIKEAVELPLTHPELYEDIGIKPPKGVILYGEPGTGKTLLAKAVANSTSATFLRVVGSELIQKYLGDGPKLVRELFRVADDLSPSIVFIDEIDAVGTKRYDAHSGGEREIQRTMLELLNQLDGFDSRGDVKVILATNRIESLDPALLRPGRIDRKIEFPLPDIKTRRRIFQIHTSRMTLADDVNLEEFVMTKDEFSGADIKAICTEAGLLALRERRMKVTHADFKKAKDKVMFKKKEGVPEGLYM, encoded by the exons aTGGGTCAGGGAACACCGGGCGGTCTGAACCGGCAGGGTCTTCCGGGGGACCGGAAGCCGGACGGCGGCGACAAGAAGGAGAAAAAGTTCGAGCCGGCGGCCCCGCCGGCCCGCGTGGGGCGTAAGCAGCGGAAGCAGAAGGGACCGGAGGCGGCGGCGCGGCTGCCGACGGTGACGCCGCTGTCGAAGTGCAAGCTGCGGCTGCTGAAGCTGGAGCGCATAAAGGACTACCTCTTGATGGAGGAGGAGTTTGTGGCGAACCAGGAGAGGCTGAAACCACAGGAGGAGAAGGCCGAGGAAGATAGATCCAAGGTCGATGATCTCAGAGGTTCCCCTATGAGCGTTGGTAACCTCGAGGAACTCATCGACGAGAATCATGCCATCGTTTCGTCCTCGGTGGGGCCCGAGTACTATGTTGGTATTTTGTCTTTCGTTGATAAGGATCAGCTCGAACCTGGATGCGCTATTTTGATGCATAACAAG GTTCTCTCTGTTGTTGGGCTTCTTCAAGATGAAGTTGATCCAATGGTCTCTGTTATGAAGGTCGAAAAGGCCCCTTTGGAATCATATGCTGATATTGGTGGTTTAGATGCTCAGATACAGGAAATTAAAGAAGCAGTTGAGCTTCCCCTGACACATCCTGAACTGTATGAAGACATTGGTATCAAGCCTCCTAAGGGAGTTATTTTATATGGGGAACCAGGAACTGGGAAGACATTGCTTGCAAAG GCTGTGGCAAACTCAACATCAGCAACCTTTTTGCGTGTTGTTGGTAGtgaattaatacaaaaatactTGGGAGATGGTCCAAAGCTTGTAAGGGAACTTTTCCGAGTTGCTGATGATCTTTCCCCATCTATTGTCTTCATTGATGAGATAGACGCTGTTGGTACTAAGAG GTATGATGCCCACTCTGGTGGAGAACGTGAAATTCAGAGGACTATGTTGGAGTTGCTGAACCAGTTAGATGGTTTTGATTCAAGAGGAGACGTAAAAGTTATTCTTGCAACCAACAGAATTGAAAGCCTTGATCCAGCCTTGCTGCGACCTGGTCGAATTGACAGGAAGATTGAATTTCCTCTCCCTGATATTAAAACAAGAAGACGCATTTTCCAG ATACACACATCAAGGATGACATTAGCTGATGATGTCAATTTAGAAGAATTTGTTATGACCAAGGATGAGTTCTCTGGAGCTGATATAAAAGCAATATGTACTGAAGCTGGCTTACTTGCTTTACGAGAACGCCGAATGAAG GTGACGCATGCCGACTTTAAGAAGGCAAAGGATAAAGTTATGtttaagaagaaagaaggagtgCCCGAAGGACTGTATATGTGA